The nucleotide sequence aatactaacataaaaactaacatattcaaaaaaccaatccaaacagaccttGAAGAGTACATAAGGGAATCAAATTAGTAAATGAGAGTACTAGAAACTCAATGTGAAAACGATATAACAATGAACCTCCGCAATTTTAGCAGAATCTACGCATTGaagtttcaacaaaaaattttgGCATCTCTTAGTTAGAGATACCAAAAAAACGATAGTCGCATAATGTTTTGCTGctcaaaaaaatgataatagtGTATACATGAAACATTATACATTACCTGAAGATGGAAGAGCTACACAAAGGTCTTGAAGTGTATCAGGATCAGAAGCGATGGTAAATGAGATGGCACagcacaaaatgaccaaaattgTCCAATTTGTTGGTgacatgattattattattattttgtttcaaaaaaatggttattattatttaatgcGTTAGATCAATAATGAATGGAAAcagaaaaaagagaagaaagttGAGTTGGATGGTGAGAAATGTTGcaataagattttatttatatatggcATAAGGCAATGGTTGTTATTGACAGAGTAGATGAACCAAATATGATGGTAAGTATTAGTATCAAGTTCTTCAACTTAAATTCAAAGCAATTGCCTAAAAAGTCTTTATTTGAAAGATAACTATACGTGTGAAATTATTGGAATAGAAATCAACATACACATTAGTTTGTTTGCTGGTTGCTGGGAAAATGTGAACATTGACAGTCCAATGAAAAGAGGTTTGGTGAGAGATGTATTGTAAGGTGATGATAATTAAGCAGATCTAAACTTTTATATTCCATCATGCACAGTACTATTAAGCAGATCTATCCCCTtcttacttcttttttttaatttttaatgttggTCGAATGAATCGTAATCAATACTTGGAATTAGTCTTCGCAGCTGCACACATAGAACAtccgatttaaaaaaaaagattgtaattAATACTAATATTTAATTACTTAAACTAAGTATTACTAGACTATCACATTATTTacaatttagtctctaaacgGTGTAAATATAATAAGTAGTCCCTAAACATATAAAATTCGtcaatttagtttttgaaattaAGTTGTTATATACTAAATTACtgaatttttcatatattttagggTTTAAATTAACTGATATCATTCACTCTAGGgactaattattttttgtatagaTAGATTATGGACTAAATTGGAGATAGGGAGATAATTTGGAGACTAAATTGATAGTTTATTTAGCAAAAACTATTAGACTTCCACAACAGATGAATAGTTGATGTTcataaaaagttatataaaattattgaaatacattttttattaatttagaaatttaaaatattacaaattagtctgaaaaatataattgtttcACAAGGATAATTTTGTCGCTTGAGACGAAGAGAAGCATGTCAAACAGAAAGAAAACACACAAGGGAAGAACACGGAAAGCGTAGCATATGGTCACGTGACAATTTAATGGAATAATTTTGAGCCTCTAATTTAATTGAAATCAACAGATATGATTTAGTGTCATTTAAACTTTGACACCTTAGTGTATTACAAAATAGATGGTTCAATTGAaagatattataatataaataatgtcatttgatatgttaatgaGATACACCAAAATTAACATCTTATGAATTTTTCCGATTAACATCAAATTTTATAGATATGATCTATGTTATAATACCTTTCAATTCAACAGTCAATTTTGTAATACCATTATGCGATAAATAATTATCCGAGATGGCATATTAATCATGATTTCAATTGATCATGTATCATATAACGTTGTCATATTTGATATCATGTGCGTGTCAAAGGCATAATAGGATAATTGTTATCTTGTCTATATCATATCAAATCCTGCTTTATATCTTACCCCTCTCGATCATATCTTAGACACCAAACATGTCCTAAGAGGAAGCATGGAGTGAATCTGGCATTTTATTTTGCATGTGAGGTAGACGGTGAAGACTGATTAACATATGTATTCTAGGAAGATGGTATTTgtagaaaaatgaaaactacTCGTTGGGGAGGTGGTTTCCTACCACCATGAGCCCTAAATATCTTCTTCATCCTTGCTTCTGGGGAATAAAGCTTCCTGTTAGAagcaacaaatatatatataacagtTATTATCATCCTATAGAACAGCAAAGGCTAAAAGCATAATGCTTAAGAGTTGAACAAAAACCAATAATGAATCCCTAGGGAAATTAACAGATCATGTCTAAAACCAGTGATATCACAAAGAAGGCATTTAGTGTAAGACTGATATGCAACTTGAAATTATGAGGCAATAAATATATAGAATGCATGTCTTACCTCTCCCTTAATAATTCTACCAGCGCGATCATACAGAATTTGCCTCTCACTCTGACCCAGCAGAAGTTCTCTTGGAAGTGGGTCCTTCAGAGCTACATAGTTATACTTCTCTATGATAGTTTTCTTCCATTGAGACATCGATTTCTCCTTCATGACCTTGAAATTCTTATGGAGCAATTCAACTTGGGAAGGACCTGCTAGCATGTGAACATCTTGTCCCTTGTCAAATGCTTCCCGAGCATTGTTGTTTAATTCCTTGACTTCCAAAGCTTGACCACTATTTCTATAATGGTTATCACCCTACAGAACACAAACAGATTTTAACCCAAATACAAGATAAGCATGCAACAAGCAATAACAAATCAAACCAtcaagttccttaaaaaaaataatccttaAGACTAAGTTACCAAGTAAAACTTTTCATTTGGATCTGACTCTGGAAGAGGATCTTCACGCATGGACCTAGTCTTGGGGTCATAATGTGCAGAATTGACATCGAGATTGAGAAGATATTTTGCAGTATCCTCTCGGATACGTAGGTTCCTGAAGATTAAGATATTTCAGTTACAATCCAcgtaagaaaaataatagaagtGATAATTACCAATCAACTCTGCTATGCACTTTTACAATGACAGCATCATAAAAATTACCTCACAGTTCCTCTACTCCCACCACCTGTTGTACGCACACGCTTCTCAACCTTTGCGAAGTCCATTTGTTTCATTTCATCAACCTTTGCCTCGTCTAACCTTAAATCATCTTCAGACTCATCAATTGCAGCACCCTCGTCATTTTGGTCCCCCTTCTCCAATTTCTTCAGCTTCTGTTCCTTCAAGTACTTCATTCGAGCATGGTCTCTGGCTTCATACACCTTAACGACTCGGGCGTATGTTGATACATCAAAACCCTCCCACCTGTCCCGTTTTCTCTCATAGTCACGCTCAGCagtttcaaaagtttcttttttttcatcAGCAGCAATGCTCTTGTCTACCTTTCTTGCTCTTTCCATGCATTCCTTGGCAACATGTGTCATAGCTCCACAGCTATAAAAACAAGATTAATATTAAAGAACTAACCTAAACTTGTAAGAGAGAATTTATTAATTTGGCCATGAACagaatttaaaattgttataGGTAGAGACAAACAAGGTTATCAAACTTGATAGTATAGGTAGAGACATGGAATCCTAGACAACTCaagttgaaaagaatttattataTTCTGCCTTTTTTTATCTTGGCAATgaacataatttaaaaattaactagCTCTATTACTTATAAACCTAATGAGCAGTGCAAAGTAGATGCAACTCAAttcaaatatccaacaaaaacagCGAAAAGGTCATTTTGATGCAAAAACCATGTATTAATCCAAGCTTGTAAACTAACTAGAAGAATTTAGTTAAAAGACTTTGTGCATGTTCACTTGTATTAGTTTGACAGTGTTTACAAACAAGGCGAGTGCACAATTTTCATAAACTCAAAAGAGAGTTCGACAACTATTGAGACAGGCATAAACACAGTCCGAGACAGATGTTACCAAATACTAAGTCTCAATTTCTTATTAAGTTGATAGACAAGAAGCGTCCATCACATTTTGAGGCACAACACACATGCATTTTGTAACAGTGAAAGAGATAACTTACTTCTCACATGCACCTTTCCTATACTTGCTGGCCTGAAAAGTTTTAGTAACTCTAGAGCTCCTTGATGAGGTATTATTGGGATGAGATATCCGTTTCCTTTGATGTTTCAAACTCTACATTGAAAGGCAAAAACAGAAGAATATGTCGGTAAGTAGTTTTTATGTCAAATGTGACAATTCTATGTGAATGTGATTCTAAAAAACTGATAAAATACCAAGGTGGAGATGAAATAAACCGAGGAATATGGGGATTGATTTCCTTTCCATCTTCATCAAACTCAGCAGGGGCAAGCCCGGATTTACAGGCTTCCTCAAGCTGAATCTGTTTTTGATGATCCTCCCTGGACCTGAATGTCGCTGCAATCCACCaccataaaaatttaataaacatGCACAAACCGTCTAACTAAGGCATAAGGCGAATTGAAAAGTacataatcaaatttaaatttaaattacaaaGAGGCAAAAGCAACTCGCTAAACAATTATACAGAGAGTTTTAAATCCATGAAACCCTAAGGGGCAAAAGCAACTTCACATTCACCGGACACTACAAGCTAAGTATTACCATATTGTTTGCATCACAAGTAACGAAACAGAATTAgatcatgtttggataaacaacttatttgcagtTTATAGCACAAGTAAGcttacataagctatttctatagcaaaagataaataaattgttattgtatgttataaattgttttcataagttatttttcttaAGCTATTTTGGATAACTTATGAAGATAAGCTAAAAAATTTACGAGAAAAGgcataaattgttttaataagtcaattcaaacaaccCTAAGTATTGAGTAATAGCTTTGAATAGAAGTCTATGTGTGATTTCATCAGGATATAACTGAAAAAACAATAGAAACTTCctaaggggaaaaaagttcaatcGGATCCAAAAGTTGCACGATGAATAAGTTGTTACTTGTGCAGcaagaaaataatttacttatctttttcaatgatatcaacaatataccaaaataataatataaattcttatctttttgaattacaacaataaaatagtattcttattcttatgatcaaatttgtttaagggtataattgcaagtaaaaaaaacaaacctaAAATCACGTATTCCCTTAATATATAGTAGATTATTATAGGTACTAATGTAGATAAATTACGAACGGTGATTTTTAagcaattttgattttgaacaaaattattttgattttaattaaaactacacgtataaatattttatattgtaacaaactatgttatctttttcaatgacacaaataatatagcaaatataatataaaatcttttttttttttaataacaccaacaatatagcATTTTTATGGACAAATTTGTTTACGTGTATAATTGGAAGTTAAAAAGATATgtcaaaatcatatattttctttatatataactaGCGTTTAGACGGGAACTCGGTGCTAATTTGTTCACTTTTCTTATTGCGTTAACGAGTATAAATCACGAACGGtagtttatatgaaattttgattaaaattaatttgattttgtttaaaattatagGGCGAGTATAAATTTCGAAAggtagtttttatgaaattttgattaaaattaatttgattttgtttaaaattataggttagatatagatatagattgCTTCagtttctccttaaaaaaagaagaagaaattactTCAATTGAGTAAAAGTATTCATAAAACTCAAAAAGTTCACCTtattttatgttaatatttCCACAATAAACATGGGTCCAACTACAATAAAcatatgtactccctccgttttttaatataagcaaattttgactttcagattcattcaatcaatgatgtatatggttaatattataaaccacatacatcattgattgaatgaacctaaaattcaaaatttgcttatattaaaaaacggatggagtactaACAATATAATCATTATATTGTTAGTATATATGCAACATATAATCATTAACTACTCTCTATAACTCCTTAACACCCGTACATTTCCTTTGACAAATTTAACTAGTGCACttgtaaaacaaaacaaagaaacaaagtaGAAAAACGGATAATCTAATAAAaggaatatttttcttttaaaaagtgaataatttaactgataaaaatataaataagattttgaaatatatctctaaaatatcaaaatttaattttactaacaAAAGATTATCTTAATGTTGATTTACAATTATAGCATTCTGTCTAATGTCTAATGTTGatttacaaatataaataagattttgaaatataaactaGCTCTTCCTGTTCCACACCACCAAATCACACTCAATTTAGTAGCAACCTTGGAAAAGAAAGCATTGAGAAACACGATACAATAATCATAATTAACTTCTTTACAAACCAACATCAAGAGCTTTGAATAAGTAAATAATTGTCATCTAAGAAAATGAACTTGGTTACCTTCATGTTAGGTAACTTCCTTAGATAATTAGTTGCACTAGCTAATTATAAAGTTGGATACAAAGAGAGATCATAGGTTATAAATAATAGGAAAGAAGAGATTAGAGAAGCTTacattttgttttggaaatgaACGTAGCATGCGAAAGATCCAATTATAAAGAGTTTTCTATCAATTATCATGTAagctttttgaaaaaaattagactATTCTTTATTTGGGTGAACCTGACTAACAATCCACAgattttacatgtgtttttctttgcattttgcTATTAGCGGACCAACCATAGTGAGCTGAGACATTCAATGCACTTTCCTAATTCAACTCGCCCCGTCCCATTTTAGGCCGATTGGTGGCGAGGCTGTTTGGTCTGTTTTATCAACCCTAGTTGCTggttattattttcaaattgagTTTTACTATTGCACAAATTCTCTCTGAGGCATTcatacagagattagaagtttgtaATGATAGTGATTAGACTTTTGAGGGGAGTTGGCAGCAAAATGGTGAAAGAGTTTCTCATTTGATTCTGCTGAAGCTAGAAACATTAGACAATGGCACCCTAGAGGGACTGTTTTTGGTTAATCTGTCTTAAGATTTTGAGATAATATATGGTGTTAAGCTTAGTGAGGTTACTCTTTGCCAATTGAAGGGATATCTTCAATTTTGGACTCCACGTGACCTCCTAATTAAGTCCTAACTAACTATTGTTTTTGTCGGAAAGTACaatgaatatatttattcaaaGGTTTAGGATCCCCTTAGCTACACAAGGTTTACCATCACAAATTGGCTAAGGGAAGAAAATGTTTTACACCTGCATAGTTGTAGTGCAATGTGGTAGCATAGGATTATTTGGAATTTTCTGTTAGAAAGAAAAATCAGCATAAAATAGAGTCTATCAGCTATAACTATAATCAGACAGCATAAATTTACAAGGTCTACCAAATGTTTCAGATTCTTCTTTCCCAATCAAGCTCGATCCAATAgcttcctaaaaaaataattgcttttaaataaaaataccaAGATAATGCACATAATGTTAAAGAACGATAGAAGTTCATTGATTACTTGACCATACACATTAGCAATACTGTATAACAGTTGATCAGGTTTGATAGGTTCAAACTTGAAACAAGGAGATTAAATTTATGTACCTAAATAGTTAAAAGTAACCTATGTATTTCTATTCAATCAatgcaaaattgaaaaacatcTCCCCTCAATCTTATTTCCTTCAATTTTATACTGCCAGCCATAACGCTTAGGATCTATTTTGGTGGAAAGAATGGAGAGAAGGGGAGAAAGATGGGAGTAATTTTAATGCAGGGAAGAGAATGACTTGATGAGAATTTGATTGAGTGGATAAAAGGGAAACTTAAGGTCCTTTTCTTGGGATCCCGATTCAGTGACTTTACGGCGGAAAAGTTATGGAGACTTTGTGTTTATCCTTCTCTTGTATTACTCTCTCTCAACTTATTATGTCTCTTTCATCTCTCTCTCATAAACAATATTATCAATTGCGGATCACCGAAGGTAGTGgcttgttcaaattctgctatggAATAGTGTTATAGTGCCGCTATAGCCTCTATCCACAATATTGTGTACTACATAGCTTATTGCAGAACAATTATAGCGCTATAGCgccgctatttaacaacactgttCATAAAACACACAAAATTACACTAAGTCATTGTGACTTTCTCGCCTTAAAGTCATCGAATACCAATCCCCTTTCTTGCTTGACACGCAAGGAAAATAGATAGATATTAATGAAGAGAAAATGctaatttatgtaaaaatattattaatacatctaaatttttttagaacTTTACTTCTCTCCTAGACTAGACTCCTATATAATTACAAATCCCTCAATTTTGgaaaacaatcaaaattgaatagacattacatatttaaaataatctGTCCACTCGCATATCCTTCATCTTCCCCAATCAAACACAAAGTAAGATAAACCTTGAATTTAGTTACACAACCCACCATTAACAAGGaaactttaaaagtgaattgttagaaaaaatttcaaaacaaaataaatgacatCTATTACTACATCATCTTTAAAGTCTTAAACATATGATTCGTGAAAATTCTTGATGATACGGAGTTCAAcaagtaaatttttattaagaatTGTTCTTGTAAAGTCTCACAAATATATTATCTAAAGAGAGGTATAAAAATCACAAAAGAAAGTATGTTTGAATCGCCGCATAATAGTGAgcattaaataagtttttcttcCCTATGAAATTGCAAGcgaattgaaaataaaattaaaaaaatgttggtttaaatgcaattttgattcCCCTATTTTCAAAATCGTTAACTTTTGATATCTATTTTCTAAAACCAACTTTTTGATCCCCTAGTTTGAAAGTCAACAAAAAACTTCGGTCCCCCTCCTCTCAGGAATTAGGATGATGTGGCATGCTCATTAATGATGTGGATTATACAGGACATTGTCTACATAGTACATCATTTGACACATCATTTCCTTGTCATTTTAATCAAAAATGTTTAAACTTACCAGAAGTGAAGTGAAGGAGAGGAGAAGCAAAGGTGAAGTTAACGAAACAGTGAGAGAAGAGGAGAAATCGTTGTTGCACGCGAAAGACAAGTTTGTGTCACATCTTGTAATGATAGGGATTATAGGAGTTGGATTGGATTTAACTATATATGTATAGGGGGGCATATCACATGAAAATGAGTATCTTATATGAGAATGGTGAGAATAAATTGCAGTCATCCTATGTATAGGTATACTTAAaagtatctttaaaaaaaaaacattgaattaaagaacagaaaaataaaaataggtaaATTAGtagtaattgattaattaaacttttttgaCTCAACTGATTAGttt is from Medicago truncatula cultivar Jemalong A17 chromosome 1, MtrunA17r5.0-ANR, whole genome shotgun sequence and encodes:
- the LOC25484722 gene encoding pre-mRNA-splicing factor SLU7-A codes for the protein MAGTTFRSREDHQKQIQLEEACKSGLAPAEFDEDGKEINPHIPRFISSPPWYFISFLESHSHRISLKHQRKRISHPNNTSSRSSRVTKTFQASKYRKGACENCGAMTHVAKECMERARKVDKSIAADEKKETFETAERDYERKRDRWEGFDVSTYARVVKVYEARDHARMKYLKEQKLKKLEKGDQNDEGAAIDESEDDLRLDEAKVDEMKQMDFAKVEKRVRTTGGGSRGTVRNLRIREDTAKYLLNLDVNSAHYDPKTRSMREDPLPESDPNEKFYLGDNHYRNSGQALEVKELNNNAREAFDKGQDVHMLAGPSQVELLHKNFKVMKEKSMSQWKKTIIEKYNYVALKDPLPRELLLGQSERQILYDRAGRIIKGEEALFPRSKDEEDI